Proteins encoded within one genomic window of Bos indicus x Bos taurus breed Angus x Brahman F1 hybrid chromosome 18, Bos_hybrid_MaternalHap_v2.0, whole genome shotgun sequence:
- the NAT14 gene encoding N-acetyltransferase 14: MAPSHLSVREMREDEKPLVLEMLKAGVKDTENRVALHALTRPPALLLLAAASSGLRFVLASFALALLLPVFLAVAAMKLGLRARWGSLPPPGGLGGPWVAVRGSGDVCGVLALAPGSSAGDGARVTRLSVSRWHRRRGVGRRLLAFAESRARAWAGGMGEPRARLVVPVAVAAWGVAGMLEGCGYQAEGSWGCMGYTLVREFSKEL; the protein is encoded by the exons atGGCCCCCAGCCACCTGTCGGTGCGGGAGATGAGGGAAGATGAGAAACCCTTAGTGCTGGAAATGCTGAAG GCTGGCGTGAAGGACACAGAGAACCGCGTGGCCCTTCACGCGCTGACCCGGCCGCCGGCCCTGCTCCTCCTGGCTGCGGCTAGCAGCGGCCTTCGCTTCGTCCTGGCCTCCTTCGCCCTGGCCCTCCTCCTGCCCGTGTTCCTGGCTGTGGCTGCCATGAAGCTGGGCCTGCGGGCCCGCTGGGGCTCGCTGCCCCCGCCCGGTGGCCTCGGGGGGCCCTGGGTGGCAGTGCGGGGCTCGGGAGACGTGTGCGGGGTCCTGGCCCTGGCCCCAGGCTCCAGTGCCGGGGATGGGGCCCGGGTCACCCGCCTCTCGGTGTCCCGTTGGCACCGCCGCCGAGGTGTAGGCAGGCGCCTGCTGGCCTTTGCTGAGTCCCGGGCGCGAGCCTGGGCTGGTGGCATGGGGGAGCCCCGAGCACGCCTGGTGGTCCCAGTGGCCGTGGCAGCCTGGGGCGTGGCCGGGATGCTGGAGGGCTGTGGCTACCAGGCCGAGGGGAGCTGGGGCTGCATGGGCTACACGCTGGTGCGGGAGTTCAGCAAGGAACTGTGA
- the SSC5D gene encoding soluble scavenger receptor cysteine-rich domain-containing protein SSC5D isoform X2 produces the protein MRVLACLLVALMGTQAVERLRLADGPHGCAGRLEVWHGGRWGTVCDDGWDLRDAAVACRELGCGGALAAPGGAFFGEGAGPVWLSELACRGGERQLGLCPHRGWKAHICSHEEDAGVVCAGQRGTDSRDHDDPPSVLDGDPWPGLAGELSPGSEEAPVTPAPRPAGTPQSGSRKKSPRLPKPAKSTRAPVLTAGAPRQERLRLVSGPHGCAGRLEVWHGGRWGTVCDDGWDLRDAAVACRELGCGGALAAPGGARFGPGAGPVWMDDVGCGGGEQALRDCPRSPWGRSNCDHSEDAGLVCTGPAPRLRLADGPHGCAGRLEVWHGGRWGTVCDDGWDLRDAAVACRELGCGGALAAPGGAFFGEGAGPILLDDLRCRGNETALRFCPARPWGQHDCHHREDAGAVCDGMPLGYVPPTAPAAGSNSSGPRGAPSRSPPPTASQAPQMPGVSVPPAPPTFLQEPGPDAGSPQLRLVAGPSRCSGRLEVWHAGRWGTVCDDGWDLRDTAVVCRELGCGGPRQSDPTAGRFGWGAGPIWLDDVRCTGTEAALADCLAAPWGKHNCAHNEDVGVTCAGTPGLDSISDPFSWSWIPGLGRDPDAWLPGELATKPSARQTPSIPEKTTKAPGKMPKSTKKWVTKNAKRPTTQPPAMPTTKHSRVSGTQSPPELTSRTTSTLATGASRRPTSEFTTRLTTQAPRRLTSHTTVTRTSRAPRERTSKTVATLATQGPRLVTSEATVEPSAELPGQGSPESSTDPAPSPTGAAGPFRVRLADGPNRCAGRLEVWHAGQWGTVCDDGWDLRDGMVTCWELGCGRVRPRVGKTHYGPGTGPIWLDDVGCKGSESSLSDCPARAWGQHNCDHEEDVGLTCTGYADEEDYPPWTWDPTSGEDLAKGTTSAGVPGHTLSRETTGSPGAPTPATRRLPSTGDKDCREPSRTGDTPSGGVPAKETPTAATPGPPGTTRSSGHPSLAPRLRGDTGSQRRRWPERRLRPTTARTKPAAPSPPASAAPGPADPPLTSASAPPLIRTAASTPEATPDATSAVPPSPVAASRGSAHRTSTSPGLTGPSPDAAAAPAPTSRLSPTPPPTAPKELTSDPSAPAAATHLSPTSGLTPDPDKAPGRGTSPQPSTVPEPSSSPDRSTGPHPTTAPYSTMTSHPEPTSHPTTAPYSSMTSHPAATSHPTTAPYSTMTSHPTTALYSTMTSHPAPTSHPTTAPYTIMTSHPASTSHPTTAPYSTMISHPAATSHPTTAPYSTMTSHPAAASHPTTTLYLTSTPHATTTPYPTTTPYPTTTPYPTTTPYPTTISHPTVTSHPTSALYPTTTPHATTTPYPTTTPHSTSTPHPTTTPPPITTAQSTTTPHPTTTPHPITTPYPATTPQSTTTPHPATTSSPTTTPHPITAPYPTTAPHPTTTPHLTTTIYHTMTPDLTSASTVTAKSVLTPLGTEPPSPVKPSLHPQLTFTGAPRPSTSPASESSLSPAPSMDIPSTENFKAATSQSPEVTSPPTQTPHSAPDPTVTPVGSSGDHLAPMAHPLDQPPPDHLSLGPAPSPSSGPLGPCEAPVPPVRVMACEPPALVELVAAVRDVGSQLQRLTQALERDQQDRRALGLGLTQLVEAAQGLGQLGEVVKRLAEVAWPPTTPVPTTTTPEWEERPLRGDV, from the exons ATGAGGGTCCTGGCCTGCCTCCTCG TGGCTCTGATGGGGACCCAGGCTGTTG AGCGGCTGCGTCTGGCCGACGGGCCCCATGGGTGCGCGGGCCGCCTGGAGGTGTGGCACGGCGGGCGCTGGGGCACCGTGTGCGATGACGGCTGGGACCTGCGGGACGCCGCCGTGGCCTGCCGGGAGCTGGGCTGCGGGGGCGCGCTGGCCGCCCCTGGGGGCGCCTTCTTTGGGGAGGGCGCAGGGCCCGTGTGGCTGAGCGAACTGGCCTGCCGGGGCGGGGAGCGGCAGCTGGGCCTCTGCCCCCACCGGGGCTGGAAGGCCCACATCTGCTCACACGAGGAGGATGCGGGGGTCGTCTGTGCAG GCCAGCGTGGGACAGACTCCAGGGACCATGACGATCCACCTTCAGTCCTGGATGGGGACCCCTGGCCAGGGCTGGCAGGGGAGCTGAGCCCCGGCTCTGAGGAGGCCCCGGTGACGCCTG CACCCCGCCCAGCCGGGACCCCCCAGAGTGGCTCCCGGAAGAAGAGCCCCCGGCTGCCCAAGCCGGCCAAGTCCACCAGGGCCCCAGTGCTGACTGCCGGAGCCCCCCGCCAGG AGCGGCTGCGCCTGGTCTCCGGCCCCCACGGGTGCGCCGGGCGCCTGGAGGTGTGGCATGGCGGGCGCTGGGGCACCGTGTGCGACGACGGCTGGGACCTGCGGGACGCCGCCGTGGCCTGTCGGGAGCTGGGCTGCGGGGGCGCCCTGGCCGCCCCTGGGGGGGCCCGGTTCGGCCCGGGCGCGGGGCCCGTGTGGATGGACGACGTGGGTTGCGGAGGCGGAGAGCAGGCCCTGAGAGACTGTCCCCGAAGCCCCTGGGGCCGGAGCAACTGCGACCACAGCGAGGACGCAGGACTGGTCTGCACAG GCCCGGCCCCCCGGCTGCGTCTGGCCGATGGCCCCCACGGGTGTGCTGGCCGCCTGGAGGTGTGGCACGGCGGGCGCTGGGGCACCGTGTGCGATGATGGCTGGGACCTGCGGGACGCCGCCGTGGCCTGCCGGGAGCTGGGCTGCGGGGGCGCGCTGGCCGCCCCCGGGGGCGCCTTCTTCGGGGAGGGCGCGGGGCCCATCCTTCTGGACGACCTCCGCTGTCGGGGGAACGAGACGGCCTTGCGGTTCTGTCCGGCGCGGCCCTGGGGCCAGCACGACTGCCACCACCGGGAGGACGCCGGGGCCGTGTGTGATG GTATGCCTCTCGGGTATGTCCCTCCCACGGCCCCCGCGGCAGGCAGCAACAGCTCAGGGCCCAGGGGGGCCCCATCCAGGTCCCCGCCCCCCACGGCGAGCCAGGCCCCGCAGATGCCCGGTGTCTCAGTTCCGCCCGCCCCCCCGACTTTCCTTCAGGAGCCTGGGCCGGATGCCG GATCCCCCCAGCTGCGCCTGGTGGCGGGGCCCAGCAGGTGCTCGGGCCGGCTGGAGGTGTGGCATGCAGGACGCTGGGGGACTGTGTGTGATGATGGCTGGGACCTGCGGGACACAGCCGTGGTCTGCCGGGAGCTGGGCTGCGGGGGACCGCGGCAGTCTGACCCCACTGCCGGCCGCTTTGGCTGGGGCGCCGGCCCCATCTGGCTGGACGATGTGAGGTGCACGGGGACCGAGGCTGCCCTGGCCGACTGCCTCGCCGCTCCCTGGGGGAAGCACAACTGTGCCCACAATGAGGACGTTGGAGTCACCTGCGCGG GAACCCCCGGCCTGGACTCCATCTCAGACCCCTTCAGTTGGAGCTGGATCCCCGGCCTGGGCAGAGACCCGGACGCCTGGCTCCCGGGGGAGCTGGCCACCAAGCCATCTGCGAGGCAGACCCCCAGCATCCCTGAGAAAACCACCAAGGCCCCAGGGAAGATGCCCAAAAGCACCAAGAAGTGGGTGACCAAGAACGCAAAGAGACCAACCACTCAGCCCCCGGCGATGCCAACCACTAAGCACTCCAGGGTCTCAGGAACCCAGAGTCCCCCTGAACTGACCTCACGGACCACCAGCACCCTGGCCACGGGGGCCTCCCGAAGACCCACCTCTGAGTTTACCACCAGGCTGACCACGCAGGCCCCCCGCAGGCTGACCTCACACACCACCGTAACTCGGACTTCTCGAGCCCCCAGGGAACGGACCTCTAAGACTGTGGCGACGCTCGCCACCCAGGGCCCCCGATTAGTGACCTCCGAGGCCACCGTGGAGCCATCCGCTGAGCTCCCAGGACAAGGTTCTCCAGAGTCATCCACGGAcccggccccctcccccaccggCGCAGCAG GCCCGTTCAGGGTTCGTCTGGCGGACGGGCCCAACCGGTGTGCCGGGCGGCTGGAGGTGTGGCACGCCGGACAATGGGGGACGGTCTGTGACGACGGCTGGGACCTGCGGGACGGCATGGTGACCTGCTGGGAGCTGGGCTGCGGGAGGGTCCGGCCTCGAGTGGGCAAAACCCACTACGGCCCCGGGACCGGGCCCATCTGGCTGGATGACGTGGGCTGCAAGGGCAGCGAATCCTCGCTGAGCGACTGCCCGGCCCGGGCGTGGGGACAGCACAACTGCGACCACGAGGAGGACGTGGGGCTCACCTGCACTG GCTATGCAGACGAGGAGGACTATCCACCCTGGACCTGGGACCCCACCTCGGGGGAGGACCTGGCCAAGGGGACCACCTCTGCAGGGGTGCCCGGACACACCCTTTCCCGGGAAACCACGGGGAGCCCAGGGGCCCCCACCCCAGCAACGAGGCGCCTTCCGAGCACAG GTGACAAGGATTGTCGTGAGCCTTCCCGGACGGGGGACACACCTTCAGGAGGAGTCCCGGCCAAGGAGACCCCCACTGCAGCCACGCCTGGCCCCCCTGGCACCACCAGGAGCTCAGGCCACCCGTCTCTAGCTCCCAGGCTCCGTGGGGACACAG GCTCCCAGAGGAGACGGTGGCCAGAACGCCGACTGCGGCCCACGACAGCCAGGACCAAGCCCGCCGCCCCTTCCCCACCCGCCTCCGCCGCGCCGGGGCCAGCCGACCCTCCACTGACCTCCGCCTCCGCACCGCCGCTCATCCGCACGGCGGCCTCAACGCCAGAGGCGACCCCTGACGCGACCTCCGCGGTGCCGCCCAGCCCGGTCGCGGCCTCTCGGGGGAGCGCCCACCGCACCTCGACGAGCCCCGGCCTTACCGGGCCCTCCCCTGATGCCGCCGCGGCCCCCGCGCCGACCTCTAGGCTTTCACCCACCCCACCGCCCACCGCGCCCAAGGAACTCACCTCAGACCCCTCTGCGCCGGCGGCGGCGACCCACCTCTCCCCTACCTCCGGGCTGACCCCGGATCCGGACAAAGCCCCAGGCCGGGGCACGTCTCCACAGCCTAGCACAGTTCCAGAACCTTCCAGTTCCCCAGACCGCTCCACAGGGCCTCACCCCACCACGGCCCCGTACTCCACCATGACCTCTCACCCTGAACCGACCTCTCACCCAACCACGGCCCCGTACTCCTCCATGACCTCTCACCCCGCAGCGACCTCTCACCCCACCACGGCCCCGTACTCCACCATGACCTCTCACCCCACCACGGCCCTGTACTCCACCATGACCTCTCATCCCGCACCGACCTCTCACCCCACCACAGCCCCGTACACCATCATGACCTCTCACCCCGCATCGACCTCTCACCCCACCACGGCCCCGTACTCCACCATGATCTCTCACCCCGCAGCGACCTCTCACCCCACCACGGCCCCGTACTCCACCATGACCTCTCACCCCGCAGCAGCCTCTCACCCCACTACTACCCTTTACCTCACCTCGACCCCTCACGCCACCACGACCCCTTATCCCACCACGACCCCTTATCCCACCACGACCCCTTATCCCACCACGACCCCTTATCCCACCACAATCTCTCACCCTACAGTGACCTCTCACCCCACTTCTGCCCTTTACCCCACCACGACCCCTCACGCCACCACGACCCCTtatcccaccaccacccctcacTCTACCTCAACCCCTCACCCCACCACGACCCCCCCTCCCATCACTACTGCTCAGTCCACCACGACCCCTCACCCCACCACAACCCCTCACCCCATCACCACCCCTTACCCTGCCACGACCCCTCAGTCCACCACAACCCCTCACCCAGCCACCACCTCTTCCCCTACCACAACTCCTCACCCCATCACCGCCCCTTACCCCACTACAGCTCCTCACCCCACCACGACTCCTCACCTCACCACCACTATTTACCACACCATGACTCCTGACCTCACCTCAGCCTCTACGGTCACTGCCAAGTCCGTTCTAACTCCCTTGGGAACAGAACCTCCCTCTCCAGTGAAGCCCAGCCTGCACCCCCAGTTGACCTTCACAGGGGCCCCTCGCCCCTCCACATCTCCAGCCTCAGAGTCCAGCCTGTCTCCTGCCCCAAGCATGGACATACCGTCCACTGAGAACTTCAAAGCAGCCACAAGCCAGAGCCCCGAAGTAACCTCTCCACCTACCCAGACTCCACACTCAGCCCCTGACCCCACTGTGACCCCTGTGGGGTCATCTGGGGACCATCTGGCTCCTATGGCCCACCCCTTGGATCAACCACCCCCTGACCACCTCTCCCTTGGGCCAGCTCCCAGTCCGAGCTCAGGCCCTCTGGGCCCATGTGAGGCCCCAGTGCCGCCTGTGAGGGTCATGGCTTGTGAGCCGCCTGCCCTGGTAGAGCTGGTGGCCGCTGTGAGGGACGTGGGCAGTCAGCTGCAGAGGCTGACCCAGGCCCTGGAGCGAGATCAACAGGACCGCCGAGCCCTGGGACTGGGCTTGACCCAGCTGGTGGAGGCCGCCCAGGGTCTGGGGCAGCTGGGTGAGGTTGTGAAGAGACTGGCAGAGGTGGCCTGGCCCCCCACCACACCTGTACCAACCACTACCACCCCTGAGTGGGAAGAGAGGCCTCTGCGGGGAGATGTGTGA
- the SSC5D gene encoding soluble scavenger receptor cysteine-rich domain-containing protein SSC5D isoform X1, giving the protein MRVLACLLVALMGTQAVERLRLADGPHGCAGRLEVWHGGRWGTVCDDGWDLRDAAVACRELGCGGALAAPGGAFFGEGAGPVWLSELACRGGERQLGLCPHRGWKAHICSHEEDAGVVCAGQRGTDSRDHDDPPSVLDGDPWPGLAGELSPGSEEAPVTPAPRPAGTPQSGSRKKSPRLPKPAKSTRAPVLTAGAPRQERLRLVSGPHGCAGRLEVWHGGRWGTVCDDGWDLRDAAVACRELGCGGALAAPGGARFGPGAGPVWMDDVGCGGGEQALRDCPRSPWGRSNCDHSEDAGLVCTGPAPRLRLADGPHGCAGRLEVWHGGRWGTVCDDGWDLRDAAVACRELGCGGALAAPGGAFFGEGAGPILLDDLRCRGNETALRFCPARPWGQHDCHHREDAGAVCDGMPLGYVPPTAPAAGSNSSGPRGAPSRSPPPTASQAPQMPGVSVPPAPPTFLQEPGPDAGSPQLRLVAGPSRCSGRLEVWHAGRWGTVCDDGWDLRDTAVVCRELGCGGPRQSDPTAGRFGWGAGPIWLDDVRCTGTEAALADCLAAPWGKHNCAHNEDVGVTCAGTPGLDSISDPFSWSWIPGLGRDPDAWLPGELATKPSARQTPSIPEKTTKAPGKMPKSTKKWVTKNAKRPTTQPPAMPTTKHSRVSGTQSPPELTSRTTSTLATGASRRPTSEFTTRLTTQAPRRLTSHTTVTRTSRAPRERTSKTVATLATQGPRLVTSEATVEPSAELPGQGSPESSTDPAPSPTGAAAGPFRVRLADGPNRCAGRLEVWHAGQWGTVCDDGWDLRDGMVTCWELGCGRVRPRVGKTHYGPGTGPIWLDDVGCKGSESSLSDCPARAWGQHNCDHEEDVGLTCTGYADEEDYPPWTWDPTSGEDLAKGTTSAGVPGHTLSRETTGSPGAPTPATRRLPSTGDKDCREPSRTGDTPSGGVPAKETPTAATPGPPGTTRSSGHPSLAPRLRGDTGSQRRRWPERRLRPTTARTKPAAPSPPASAAPGPADPPLTSASAPPLIRTAASTPEATPDATSAVPPSPVAASRGSAHRTSTSPGLTGPSPDAAAAPAPTSRLSPTPPPTAPKELTSDPSAPAAATHLSPTSGLTPDPDKAPGRGTSPQPSTVPEPSSSPDRSTGPHPTTAPYSTMTSHPEPTSHPTTAPYSSMTSHPAATSHPTTAPYSTMTSHPTTALYSTMTSHPAPTSHPTTAPYTIMTSHPASTSHPTTAPYSTMISHPAATSHPTTAPYSTMTSHPAAASHPTTTLYLTSTPHATTTPYPTTTPYPTTTPYPTTTPYPTTISHPTVTSHPTSALYPTTTPHATTTPYPTTTPHSTSTPHPTTTPPPITTAQSTTTPHPTTTPHPITTPYPATTPQSTTTPHPATTSSPTTTPHPITAPYPTTAPHPTTTPHLTTTIYHTMTPDLTSASTVTAKSVLTPLGTEPPSPVKPSLHPQLTFTGAPRPSTSPASESSLSPAPSMDIPSTENFKAATSQSPEVTSPPTQTPHSAPDPTVTPVGSSGDHLAPMAHPLDQPPPDHLSLGPAPSPSSGPLGPCEAPVPPVRVMACEPPALVELVAAVRDVGSQLQRLTQALERDQQDRRALGLGLTQLVEAAQGLGQLGEVVKRLAEVAWPPTTPVPTTTTPEWEERPLRGDV; this is encoded by the exons ATGAGGGTCCTGGCCTGCCTCCTCG TGGCTCTGATGGGGACCCAGGCTGTTG AGCGGCTGCGTCTGGCCGACGGGCCCCATGGGTGCGCGGGCCGCCTGGAGGTGTGGCACGGCGGGCGCTGGGGCACCGTGTGCGATGACGGCTGGGACCTGCGGGACGCCGCCGTGGCCTGCCGGGAGCTGGGCTGCGGGGGCGCGCTGGCCGCCCCTGGGGGCGCCTTCTTTGGGGAGGGCGCAGGGCCCGTGTGGCTGAGCGAACTGGCCTGCCGGGGCGGGGAGCGGCAGCTGGGCCTCTGCCCCCACCGGGGCTGGAAGGCCCACATCTGCTCACACGAGGAGGATGCGGGGGTCGTCTGTGCAG GCCAGCGTGGGACAGACTCCAGGGACCATGACGATCCACCTTCAGTCCTGGATGGGGACCCCTGGCCAGGGCTGGCAGGGGAGCTGAGCCCCGGCTCTGAGGAGGCCCCGGTGACGCCTG CACCCCGCCCAGCCGGGACCCCCCAGAGTGGCTCCCGGAAGAAGAGCCCCCGGCTGCCCAAGCCGGCCAAGTCCACCAGGGCCCCAGTGCTGACTGCCGGAGCCCCCCGCCAGG AGCGGCTGCGCCTGGTCTCCGGCCCCCACGGGTGCGCCGGGCGCCTGGAGGTGTGGCATGGCGGGCGCTGGGGCACCGTGTGCGACGACGGCTGGGACCTGCGGGACGCCGCCGTGGCCTGTCGGGAGCTGGGCTGCGGGGGCGCCCTGGCCGCCCCTGGGGGGGCCCGGTTCGGCCCGGGCGCGGGGCCCGTGTGGATGGACGACGTGGGTTGCGGAGGCGGAGAGCAGGCCCTGAGAGACTGTCCCCGAAGCCCCTGGGGCCGGAGCAACTGCGACCACAGCGAGGACGCAGGACTGGTCTGCACAG GCCCGGCCCCCCGGCTGCGTCTGGCCGATGGCCCCCACGGGTGTGCTGGCCGCCTGGAGGTGTGGCACGGCGGGCGCTGGGGCACCGTGTGCGATGATGGCTGGGACCTGCGGGACGCCGCCGTGGCCTGCCGGGAGCTGGGCTGCGGGGGCGCGCTGGCCGCCCCCGGGGGCGCCTTCTTCGGGGAGGGCGCGGGGCCCATCCTTCTGGACGACCTCCGCTGTCGGGGGAACGAGACGGCCTTGCGGTTCTGTCCGGCGCGGCCCTGGGGCCAGCACGACTGCCACCACCGGGAGGACGCCGGGGCCGTGTGTGATG GTATGCCTCTCGGGTATGTCCCTCCCACGGCCCCCGCGGCAGGCAGCAACAGCTCAGGGCCCAGGGGGGCCCCATCCAGGTCCCCGCCCCCCACGGCGAGCCAGGCCCCGCAGATGCCCGGTGTCTCAGTTCCGCCCGCCCCCCCGACTTTCCTTCAGGAGCCTGGGCCGGATGCCG GATCCCCCCAGCTGCGCCTGGTGGCGGGGCCCAGCAGGTGCTCGGGCCGGCTGGAGGTGTGGCATGCAGGACGCTGGGGGACTGTGTGTGATGATGGCTGGGACCTGCGGGACACAGCCGTGGTCTGCCGGGAGCTGGGCTGCGGGGGACCGCGGCAGTCTGACCCCACTGCCGGCCGCTTTGGCTGGGGCGCCGGCCCCATCTGGCTGGACGATGTGAGGTGCACGGGGACCGAGGCTGCCCTGGCCGACTGCCTCGCCGCTCCCTGGGGGAAGCACAACTGTGCCCACAATGAGGACGTTGGAGTCACCTGCGCGG GAACCCCCGGCCTGGACTCCATCTCAGACCCCTTCAGTTGGAGCTGGATCCCCGGCCTGGGCAGAGACCCGGACGCCTGGCTCCCGGGGGAGCTGGCCACCAAGCCATCTGCGAGGCAGACCCCCAGCATCCCTGAGAAAACCACCAAGGCCCCAGGGAAGATGCCCAAAAGCACCAAGAAGTGGGTGACCAAGAACGCAAAGAGACCAACCACTCAGCCCCCGGCGATGCCAACCACTAAGCACTCCAGGGTCTCAGGAACCCAGAGTCCCCCTGAACTGACCTCACGGACCACCAGCACCCTGGCCACGGGGGCCTCCCGAAGACCCACCTCTGAGTTTACCACCAGGCTGACCACGCAGGCCCCCCGCAGGCTGACCTCACACACCACCGTAACTCGGACTTCTCGAGCCCCCAGGGAACGGACCTCTAAGACTGTGGCGACGCTCGCCACCCAGGGCCCCCGATTAGTGACCTCCGAGGCCACCGTGGAGCCATCCGCTGAGCTCCCAGGACAAGGTTCTCCAGAGTCATCCACGGAcccggccccctcccccaccggCGCAGCAG CAGGCCCGTTCAGGGTTCGTCTGGCGGACGGGCCCAACCGGTGTGCCGGGCGGCTGGAGGTGTGGCACGCCGGACAATGGGGGACGGTCTGTGACGACGGCTGGGACCTGCGGGACGGCATGGTGACCTGCTGGGAGCTGGGCTGCGGGAGGGTCCGGCCTCGAGTGGGCAAAACCCACTACGGCCCCGGGACCGGGCCCATCTGGCTGGATGACGTGGGCTGCAAGGGCAGCGAATCCTCGCTGAGCGACTGCCCGGCCCGGGCGTGGGGACAGCACAACTGCGACCACGAGGAGGACGTGGGGCTCACCTGCACTG GCTATGCAGACGAGGAGGACTATCCACCCTGGACCTGGGACCCCACCTCGGGGGAGGACCTGGCCAAGGGGACCACCTCTGCAGGGGTGCCCGGACACACCCTTTCCCGGGAAACCACGGGGAGCCCAGGGGCCCCCACCCCAGCAACGAGGCGCCTTCCGAGCACAG GTGACAAGGATTGTCGTGAGCCTTCCCGGACGGGGGACACACCTTCAGGAGGAGTCCCGGCCAAGGAGACCCCCACTGCAGCCACGCCTGGCCCCCCTGGCACCACCAGGAGCTCAGGCCACCCGTCTCTAGCTCCCAGGCTCCGTGGGGACACAG GCTCCCAGAGGAGACGGTGGCCAGAACGCCGACTGCGGCCCACGACAGCCAGGACCAAGCCCGCCGCCCCTTCCCCACCCGCCTCCGCCGCGCCGGGGCCAGCCGACCCTCCACTGACCTCCGCCTCCGCACCGCCGCTCATCCGCACGGCGGCCTCAACGCCAGAGGCGACCCCTGACGCGACCTCCGCGGTGCCGCCCAGCCCGGTCGCGGCCTCTCGGGGGAGCGCCCACCGCACCTCGACGAGCCCCGGCCTTACCGGGCCCTCCCCTGATGCCGCCGCGGCCCCCGCGCCGACCTCTAGGCTTTCACCCACCCCACCGCCCACCGCGCCCAAGGAACTCACCTCAGACCCCTCTGCGCCGGCGGCGGCGACCCACCTCTCCCCTACCTCCGGGCTGACCCCGGATCCGGACAAAGCCCCAGGCCGGGGCACGTCTCCACAGCCTAGCACAGTTCCAGAACCTTCCAGTTCCCCAGACCGCTCCACAGGGCCTCACCCCACCACGGCCCCGTACTCCACCATGACCTCTCACCCTGAACCGACCTCTCACCCAACCACGGCCCCGTACTCCTCCATGACCTCTCACCCCGCAGCGACCTCTCACCCCACCACGGCCCCGTACTCCACCATGACCTCTCACCCCACCACGGCCCTGTACTCCACCATGACCTCTCATCCCGCACCGACCTCTCACCCCACCACAGCCCCGTACACCATCATGACCTCTCACCCCGCATCGACCTCTCACCCCACCACGGCCCCGTACTCCACCATGATCTCTCACCCCGCAGCGACCTCTCACCCCACCACGGCCCCGTACTCCACCATGACCTCTCACCCCGCAGCAGCCTCTCACCCCACTACTACCCTTTACCTCACCTCGACCCCTCACGCCACCACGACCCCTTATCCCACCACGACCCCTTATCCCACCACGACCCCTTATCCCACCACGACCCCTTATCCCACCACAATCTCTCACCCTACAGTGACCTCTCACCCCACTTCTGCCCTTTACCCCACCACGACCCCTCACGCCACCACGACCCCTtatcccaccaccacccctcacTCTACCTCAACCCCTCACCCCACCACGACCCCCCCTCCCATCACTACTGCTCAGTCCACCACGACCCCTCACCCCACCACAACCCCTCACCCCATCACCACCCCTTACCCTGCCACGACCCCTCAGTCCACCACAACCCCTCACCCAGCCACCACCTCTTCCCCTACCACAACTCCTCACCCCATCACCGCCCCTTACCCCACTACAGCTCCTCACCCCACCACGACTCCTCACCTCACCACCACTATTTACCACACCATGACTCCTGACCTCACCTCAGCCTCTACGGTCACTGCCAAGTCCGTTCTAACTCCCTTGGGAACAGAACCTCCCTCTCCAGTGAAGCCCAGCCTGCACCCCCAGTTGACCTTCACAGGGGCCCCTCGCCCCTCCACATCTCCAGCCTCAGAGTCCAGCCTGTCTCCTGCCCCAAGCATGGACATACCGTCCACTGAGAACTTCAAAGCAGCCACAAGCCAGAGCCCCGAAGTAACCTCTCCACCTACCCAGACTCCACACTCAGCCCCTGACCCCACTGTGACCCCTGTGGGGTCATCTGGGGACCATCTGGCTCCTATGGCCCACCCCTTGGATCAACCACCCCCTGACCACCTCTCCCTTGGGCCAGCTCCCAGTCCGAGCTCAGGCCCTCTGGGCCCATGTGAGGCCCCAGTGCCGCCTGTGAGGGTCATGGCTTGTGAGCCGCCTGCCCTGGTAGAGCTGGTGGCCGCTGTGAGGGACGTGGGCAGTCAGCTGCAGAGGCTGACCCAGGCCCTGGAGCGAGATCAACAGGACCGCCGAGCCCTGGGACTGGGCTTGACCCAGCTGGTGGAGGCCGCCCAGGGTCTGGGGCAGCTGGGTGAGGTTGTGAAGAGACTGGCAGAGGTGGCCTGGCCCCCCACCACACCTGTACCAACCACTACCACCCCTGAGTGGGAAGAGAGGCCTCTGCGGGGAGATGTGTGA